The sequence below is a genomic window from Lelliottia sp. JS-SCA-14.
ATTGATGAGGTGCAAACCCAGGATGATTTCGTCAACGCCCTGCGCCGTGCGGATCAGTCGATGTATCAGATCAAACACACCGGCAAGAACGGCGTGGCGATCGGCACGACGCTGATTTCCATTTCGCGCACCGGAACCGACGCGTGAAGGCCAACCGTCAGCAGACGATCATCCAGTTGCTGAGCGGCTGCGACGGCTTGACGACCGAGGCGCTGGCCGACCAGCTGGCCGTGAGTAAGGAGACCATCCGTCGCGATTTGAAAGGGTTGCAGCAGCAGGGGAAAATCGTGCGTCACCACGGTCGCGCGCGTGCCATTCATCCGGATAACCGCGACGGCGGCGAGCCGTTCGGCGCGCGTCTCAAAAGCCATTATGCCGATAAAGTGGATATCGCCCACCGCGCGCTGGACTGGGTCAGCCCTGGCATGACCCTCGCCCTCGACGCCAGCTCGACCTGTTTTCATCTCGCCCGCCAGCTTCCGGACATCGACCTGACGGTGGTCACCAACAGCCTGCCCATCTGCCATGAAATGGCGAAACGTG
It includes:
- the fucR gene encoding L-fucose operon activator; this translates as MKANRQQTIIQLLSGCDGLTTEALADQLAVSKETIRRDLKGLQQQGKIVRHHGRARAIHPDNRDGGEPFGARLKSHYADKVDIAHRALDWVSPGMTLALDASSTCFHLARQLPDIDLTVVTNSLPICHEMAKRERINLICTGGMLDRKYRFYVNPGLVTLLKGLEIDLFIFSCEGVDEQGDIWDPAEQNAAFKSQLLRRASQSLLLIDKSKFQRSSEVKIGSLSQVTQMITDAHPSRR